One region of Miscanthus floridulus cultivar M001 chromosome 19, ASM1932011v1, whole genome shotgun sequence genomic DNA includes:
- the LOC136528991 gene encoding putative clathrin assembly protein At5g35200 isoform X1, whose protein sequence is MAVGGTQPVLRKYLGALKDTTTVSLAKVNSDYKELDIAIVKATNHVERPSKEKYIREIFHSISAARPRADVAYCIHALARRLSKTRNWAVALKTLIVIHRALREVDPTFLEELINYGRSRSHMLNMAYFKDDSSAEAWDYSAWVRIYALYLEERLECFRVLKYDVETDPPRTKDLDTVALLDHLPPLQQLLFRLLACQPQGASSYNVIIQHALSMVALESVKIYTAISDGTINLVDKFFEMQRNDAVRALDVYKRATNQAERLSEFYEVCKTIHIGRGEKFLKIEQPPASFLQTMEEYVRDAPTGQKEKLFQAVLAIEYKKEPEEEEKPASPLPAPEPEPEQEPEPEPEPVKEEAPEAEPDLLGLNEPNPAATAIEEQNALALAIVPIDDVPKAAPTFENGVTGWELALVTAPSSNETAVAPSKKLAGGLDLLTLDSLYDEANRRASQPSSYNPWEATPTTAAPMLTMAPAMHDPFYASNGYAAPHGVQMAAMVQQQQAFMLQQHQMMTMAPAPAPVVHHPMQMQMQMQQNPANPFGNPFAAAGAHPYGAAGMPLHAGPGNVYTGLI, encoded by the exons ATGGCTGTTGGTGGAACTCAACCGGTCCTCAGGAAGTACCTAGGTGCCCTCAAGGACACAACGACTGTGAGCTTGGCAAAAGTGAACAGTGATTATAAG GAATTGGACATTGCAATCGTCAAGGCCACAAACCATGTTGAGCGTCCATCAAAGGAGAAGTACATAAGAG AAATTTTCCATTCCATTTCTGCTGCTAGGCCACGAGCAGATGTAGCTTATTGCATTCATGCCCTTGCTAGACGTCTTTCGAAGACGCGCAACTGGGCG GTTGCGCTGAAGACATTGATTGTCATTCATCGTGCGCTTCGGGAAGTTGATCCCACTTTTCTTGAAGAGCTTATTAATTATGGCAGATCTAGGTCCCATATGTTGAACATGGCCTATTTTAAGGATGACTCTAGTGCAGAAG CTTGGGACTATTCTGCATGGGTGCGCATTTATGCTTTATATTTAGAGGAGAGGCTTGAATGTTTCCGGGTGTTGAAGTATGATGTAGAAACAGATCCTCCG AGGACCAAGGATCTTGATACTGTTGCTTTGCTTGATCATCTGCCACCATTGCAGCAACTCCTTTTTCGGCTTCTTGCTTGCCAG CCACAAGGAGCGTCGTCTTACAATGTTATAATCCAGCATGCACTCTCAATG GTTGCTTTAGAGAGTGTTAAGATCTATACTGCGATTAGTGATGGAACAATCAATCTGGTTGACAAG TTCTTTGAGATGCAAAGAAATGATGCTGTTAGGGCACTTGATGTATACAAAAGAGCAACTAACCAG GCTGAACGACTTTCAGAATTTTATGAAGTGTGTAAAACTATACACATTGGGCGTGGTGAGAAATTCCTGAAGATTGAGCAG CCTCCAGCATCATTCCTGCAGACTATGGAGGAGTATGTAAGAGATGCTCCGACAGGTCAAAAAGAAAAG TTGTTTCAGGCTGTACTAGCGATAGAATACAAAAAAGAgccagaggaggaagaaaaaccGGCTTCACCTCTTCCGGCTCCAGAACCAGAACCGGAACAAGAGCCTGAGCCAGAACCCGAACCAGTGAAAGAGGAAGCACCAGAAGCTGAACCGGATTTGCTG GGTCTGAACGAACCGAACCCTGCTGCTACCGCAATAGAAGAGCAGAATGCTTTGGCGCTAGCAATTGTTCCGATAG ATGATGTTCCAAAAGCTGCTCCTACCTTTGAAAATGGAGTCACAGGCTGGGAACTGGCCCTTGTGACAGCACCAAGTTCAAATGAGACCGCCGTTGCCCCAAGCAAGAAACTG GCCGGTGGTCTGGACTTGCTGACCCTTGACAGCCTCTACGACGAGGCGAACCGGAGAGCGAGCCAGCCGTCAAGCTACAACCCCTGGGAGGCGACCCCCACCACGGCTGCCCCGATGCTGACGATGGCGCCGGCGATGCACGACCCGTTCTACGCCTCGAACGGGTATGCGGCGCCGCACGGCGTGCAGATGGCGGCGAtggtgcagcagcagcaggccttcATGCTGCAGCAGCATCAGATGATGACGATGGCCCCAGCGCCGGCACCAGTGGTCCACCACCCgatgcagatgcagatgcagatgcagcAGAACCCCGCGAACCCGTTCGGCAACCCCTTCGCGGCCGCCGGAGCGCACCCCTACGGCGCCGCCGGCATGCCACTCCATGCCGGCCCCGGCAACGTCTACACGGGGCTGATCTGA
- the LOC136528991 gene encoding putative clathrin assembly protein At5g35200 isoform X2 yields the protein MAVGGTQPVLRKYLGALKDTTTVSLAKVNSDYKELDIAIVKATNHVERPSKEKYIREIFHSISAARPRADVAYCIHALARRLSKTRNWAVALKTLIVIHRALREVDPTFLEELINYGRSRSHMLNMAYFKDDSSAEAWDYSAWVRIYALYLEERLECFRVLKYDVETDPPRTKDLDTVALLDHLPPLQQLLFRLLACQPQGASSYNVIIQHALSMVALESVKIYTAISDGTINLVDKFFEMQRNDAVRALDVYKRATNQAERLSEFYEVCKTIHIGRGEKFLKIEQPPASFLQTMEEYVRDAPTGQKEKAVLAIEYKKEPEEEEKPASPLPAPEPEPEQEPEPEPEPVKEEAPEAEPDLLGLNEPNPAATAIEEQNALALAIVPIDDVPKAAPTFENGVTGWELALVTAPSSNETAVAPSKKLAGGLDLLTLDSLYDEANRRASQPSSYNPWEATPTTAAPMLTMAPAMHDPFYASNGYAAPHGVQMAAMVQQQQAFMLQQHQMMTMAPAPAPVVHHPMQMQMQMQQNPANPFGNPFAAAGAHPYGAAGMPLHAGPGNVYTGLI from the exons ATGGCTGTTGGTGGAACTCAACCGGTCCTCAGGAAGTACCTAGGTGCCCTCAAGGACACAACGACTGTGAGCTTGGCAAAAGTGAACAGTGATTATAAG GAATTGGACATTGCAATCGTCAAGGCCACAAACCATGTTGAGCGTCCATCAAAGGAGAAGTACATAAGAG AAATTTTCCATTCCATTTCTGCTGCTAGGCCACGAGCAGATGTAGCTTATTGCATTCATGCCCTTGCTAGACGTCTTTCGAAGACGCGCAACTGGGCG GTTGCGCTGAAGACATTGATTGTCATTCATCGTGCGCTTCGGGAAGTTGATCCCACTTTTCTTGAAGAGCTTATTAATTATGGCAGATCTAGGTCCCATATGTTGAACATGGCCTATTTTAAGGATGACTCTAGTGCAGAAG CTTGGGACTATTCTGCATGGGTGCGCATTTATGCTTTATATTTAGAGGAGAGGCTTGAATGTTTCCGGGTGTTGAAGTATGATGTAGAAACAGATCCTCCG AGGACCAAGGATCTTGATACTGTTGCTTTGCTTGATCATCTGCCACCATTGCAGCAACTCCTTTTTCGGCTTCTTGCTTGCCAG CCACAAGGAGCGTCGTCTTACAATGTTATAATCCAGCATGCACTCTCAATG GTTGCTTTAGAGAGTGTTAAGATCTATACTGCGATTAGTGATGGAACAATCAATCTGGTTGACAAG TTCTTTGAGATGCAAAGAAATGATGCTGTTAGGGCACTTGATGTATACAAAAGAGCAACTAACCAG GCTGAACGACTTTCAGAATTTTATGAAGTGTGTAAAACTATACACATTGGGCGTGGTGAGAAATTCCTGAAGATTGAGCAG CCTCCAGCATCATTCCTGCAGACTATGGAGGAGTATGTAAGAGATGCTCCGACAGGTCAAAAAGAAAAG GCTGTACTAGCGATAGAATACAAAAAAGAgccagaggaggaagaaaaaccGGCTTCACCTCTTCCGGCTCCAGAACCAGAACCGGAACAAGAGCCTGAGCCAGAACCCGAACCAGTGAAAGAGGAAGCACCAGAAGCTGAACCGGATTTGCTG GGTCTGAACGAACCGAACCCTGCTGCTACCGCAATAGAAGAGCAGAATGCTTTGGCGCTAGCAATTGTTCCGATAG ATGATGTTCCAAAAGCTGCTCCTACCTTTGAAAATGGAGTCACAGGCTGGGAACTGGCCCTTGTGACAGCACCAAGTTCAAATGAGACCGCCGTTGCCCCAAGCAAGAAACTG GCCGGTGGTCTGGACTTGCTGACCCTTGACAGCCTCTACGACGAGGCGAACCGGAGAGCGAGCCAGCCGTCAAGCTACAACCCCTGGGAGGCGACCCCCACCACGGCTGCCCCGATGCTGACGATGGCGCCGGCGATGCACGACCCGTTCTACGCCTCGAACGGGTATGCGGCGCCGCACGGCGTGCAGATGGCGGCGAtggtgcagcagcagcaggccttcATGCTGCAGCAGCATCAGATGATGACGATGGCCCCAGCGCCGGCACCAGTGGTCCACCACCCgatgcagatgcagatgcagatgcagcAGAACCCCGCGAACCCGTTCGGCAACCCCTTCGCGGCCGCCGGAGCGCACCCCTACGGCGCCGCCGGCATGCCACTCCATGCCGGCCCCGGCAACGTCTACACGGGGCTGATCTGA
- the LOC136528992 gene encoding uncharacterized protein, with protein MARGLRGVRDDLSELGRHLLDIACFLHPLLNPAHTDSPPPTPTGPGPRRRARRSPSPHPPSPSLLAGILSDLAEIGGSFRGGFSRAAAAPSSPPPPDRPAPAALESQQAAASPPSPAAAAPIVDDVVGAARALAARPEAWIDFPVLALDEDSVISDIQRDHMESIEKLVPDLASLRGRLCPSYMDEDIFWKIYFRLLESNIIEHSSEEDTQSVPNSVHHNNEIESDSPPHVCEIESVKSNQEGYQSSNGRALPKTRSERSIDQWVFAKSKSEESMDQWSEIPSDVESYREGKRYLSSEELSDVDSANVVVMDKYMDSLLSDRRHLPYASSSVRQDSVRRKPASSSHRPPQPTPPVSLSKKESWDVIEDSEFDILDS; from the exons aTGGCGCGCGGGCTGCGCGGCGTCCGCGACGACCTCTCCGAGCTGGGGCGGCACCTGCTGGACATCGCCTGCTTCCTGCACCCGCTCCTCAACCCGGCGCACACCGACTCCCCGCCGCCCACCCCGACGGGCCCGggcccccgccgccgcgcgcgccgcTCCCCGTCCCCGCACCCGCCGTCCCCGTCGCTCCTCGCGGGCATCCTCTCCGACCTCGCCGAGATCGGCGGCTCCTTCCGCGGCGGCTTctcccgcgccgccgcggccccgtcctcgccgccgccgcccgaccgCCCCGCCCCCGCCGCGCTCGAGTCGCAGCAGGCCGCCGCATCCCCGCCTTCGCCTGCTGCTGCCGCGCCGATCGTAGATGATGTCGTGGGAGCTGCGCGTGCCCTCGCCGCGCGCCCCGAGGCGTGGATCGACTTCCCCGTGCTCGCCCTAGATGAGG ATTCTGTAATCTCTGATATCCAAAGAGATCATATGGAATCCATTGAAAAACTTGTCCCAGATTTAGCATCTCTACGGGGTAGGCTCTGCCCTTCTTACATGGATGAAGACATATTCTGGAAGATTTACTTTAGGTTGCTTGAGTCGAACATAATTGAGCATAGTTCTGAG GAAGATACCCAGAGCGTGCCAAATTCTGTACATCACAACAATGAGATAGAGTCAGATTCTCCACCTCACGTCTGTGAGATAGAAAGTGTAAAAAGCAACCAAGAAGGGTATCAATCTTCGAATGGCCGTGCTTTGCCCAAGACAAGATCCGAGCGAAGCATTGACCAATGGGTATTTGCAAAGTCGAAATCTGAGGAAAGCATGGATCAGTGGTCTGAAATACCTTCAGATGTGGAATCCTACAGAGAAGGTAAAAGATACCTCAGTAGCGAGGAGCTGAGCGACGTTGATAGTGCCAACGTCGTTGTCATGGACAAATACATGGATTCGCTTCTCTCTGACCGGAGGCACCTCCCCTATGCTAGCTCCTCAGTGCGCCAGGATTCAGTCAGACGAAAACCTGCTTCATCCAGCCATCGGCCTCCACAGCCAACTCCACCTGTATCACTGTCAAAGAAGGAATCATGGGATGTCATTGAAGACTCGGAGTTTGATATACTTGACAGTTAG